TAAATTAATTGAAGCATGAAAGAAAATGGTTAATGACCTATTATTAAGTTATGGAAAAACTCAAACACAGTCAGAAAAATTAATTAATCAAGCAATTGAATTTGATCAACTTTATAAGGATTTTTTATTAAGCTCAGTTGAATGAGCTAATTATGTGGCTTTATATAATTTAAAAGAATAGTGAAATTAAAAAAATTTCACATAAATTTGATATTCCTAAAATTTTGAATGATTTTGTAAAGAGAGATGTTTCAAATGCATCAGTAATTAATTCAAACTTTTTTGCAAACTTCGACAAAATATTTAGTGATGAAAATTTTGAAGGTTATAAAGCACTTATGTTTATTAAAAATCTTCTTGGTACAACTTCAATGTTGAGCGAGGAAATAAGAATTAAAGCTAATGAATTTAAAAAAGTTTTATATTCAATAGACCGTTCACGTAGTTTAGAAGATTATGCATTTGATATGACTAATGTATTTTTTGGAATGCCATTAGGAATGTATTATGCAAATGAATTTTTGGTAAAAAAGCAAAACAAGATGTTGAACATATGGTAGCTAATATGATTCAAATTTATAAAAATAGATTACATCAAAACACTTGATTATCTCAAACAACAATTCAAAAAGCAATTACAAAATTATCAAGTATTGAAGTTATGGTAGGATTTCCGGAAGTTATTAGACCTTACTATACTAATTTCAAGGTAAAAACATATGAACAAGGTGGAACTTTATTTGAAAATGCATCTAATTTTAATAAAATTATTGCAGAATATAAAATTTCTTTATATCTTAAAGATGAAGATCGTAGATTTTGAGGAATGTCACCTGCAACTATAAACGCTTATTATAATCCAAATAAAAATCAAATCGTATTCCCTGCAGCAATTTTAGCTTGACCTTTTTATCAATTAGATAGAGTTTCATCTGCTAACTACGGCGGGATCGGTGCTGTTATAGCGCATGAAATTTCACATGGATTTGATAATAACGGTGCTCAATTCGATGAAAAAGGGTCACTAAATAATTGATGAACTGATTCAGATCGTAAAGAATTTGAATTAAGAACAAAAAAGGCAATTGAATTATTTGATGGCAAGGAAACTGAATTTGGAAAAGTTAATGGAAAATTAACTGTTTCTGAAAATATTGCTGATCTAGGCGGATTTGAGTGTGCGCTTGAAGCTGCTAAATTAGAATCTGATTTTGATGCTAAGTCATTTTTTGAATCTTGAGCGACAATTTGACGTTCAAAATACAAAGAAGGTGCAGCAAAAAGGTTACTTGAAACAGATGTTCATTCACCTACAAAAATAAGAGCGAATGTAGTGTTATCAAATAGTGAATTATTCGCTCAAACATACGATATTCAACCTGAAGATAAAATGTACTTAGACCCCAAAAAAAGAGTAAAATTTGATAGTGAAGTAGAAAAATGAAAAAAGAGATTCATTATTATATTTTTGAAGATGATGATTTTAAGGAAATTTTATCACAGGAATTAGATCATATAAGTAAGGAATACTCTGATGATACAGTTTTAATTAATAATGTATTGAATTAGAAAAGTATATAAAGATGTATTCATTACTTATATGATCTAATTCCTGTGATAAAATTTCCTTAAAATCATCATCTTCAAAAATATAATAATGAATCTCTTTTTTCATTTTTCTACTTCACTATCAAATTTTTACTCTTTTTTTGGGGTCTAAGTACATTTTATCTTCAGGTTGAATATCGTATGTTTGAGCGAATAATTCACTATTTGATAACACTACATTCGCTCTTATTTTGTAGGTGAATGAACATCTGTTTCAAGTAACCTTTTTGCTGCACCTTCTTTGTATTTTGAACGTCAAATTGTCGCTCAAGATTCAAAAAATGACTTAGCATCAAAATCAGATTCTAATTTAGCAGCTTCAAGCGCACACTCAAATCCGCCTAGATCAGCAATATTTTCAGAAACAGTTAATTTCCATTAACTTTTCCAAATTCAGTTTCCTTGCCATCAAATAATTCAATTGCCTTTTTTGTTCTTAATTCAAATTCTTTACGATCTGAATCAGTTCATCAATTATTTAGTGACCCTTTTTCATCGAATTGAGCACCGTTATTATCAAATCCATGTGAAATTTCATGCGCTATAACAGCACCGATCCCGCCGTAGTTAGCAGATGAAACTCTATCTAATTGATAAAAAGGTCAAGCTAAAATTGCTGCAGGGAATACGATTTGATTTTTATTTGGATTATAATAAGCGTTTATAGTTGCAGGTGACATTCCTCAAAATCTACGATCTTCATCTTTAAGATATAAAGAAATTTTATATTCTGCAATAATTTTATTAAAATTAGATGCATTTTCAAATAAAGTTCCACCTTGTTCATATGTTTTTACCTTGAAATTAGTATAGTAAGGTCTAATAACTTCCGGAAATCCTACCATAACTTCAATACTTGATAATTTTGTAATTGCTTTTTGAATTGTTGTTTGAGATAATCAAGTGTTTTGATGTAATCTATTTTTATAAATTTGAATCATATTAGCTACCATATGTTCAACATCTTGTTTTGCTTTTTTACCAAAAAATTCATTTGCATAATACATTCCTAATGGCATTCCAAAAAATACATTAGTCATATCAAATGCATAATCTTCTAAACTACGTGAACGGTCTATTGAATATAAAACTTTTTTAAATTCATTAGCTTTAATTCTTATTTCCTCGCTCAACATTGAAGTTGTACCAAGAAGATTTTTAATAAACATAAGTGCTTTATAACCTTCAAAATTTTCATCACTAAATATTTTGTCGAAGTTTGCAAAAAAGTTTGAATTAATTACTGATGCATTTGAAACATCTCTCTTTACAAAATCATTCAAAATTTTAGGAATATCAAATTTATGTGAAATTTTTTTAATTTCACTAATATCTTTTAAATTATATAAAGCCACATAATTAGCTCATTCAACTGAGCTTAATAAATAATCCTTATAAAGTTGATCAAATTCAATTGCTTGATTAATTAATTTTTCTGACTGTGTTTGAGTTTTTCCATAACTTAATAATAGGTCATTAACCATTTTCTTTCATGCTTCAATTAATTTAGAAGCTTCTTGATTTTGATATGTTTCTTTTGAAGGCAAAATGGATATTTCAGGGTTTGAAATTCAAATAATTCTTTTAGTATTATCAACAAAGTCTTCAAAAATATCAATTGATAAAGGTAAAGCTCCATATTGAATTCAAAAATCACGTCCTTTTGAAAAAAGTTCTTTAAATGATGAAATTTTTTCCAATGTATTAAGATATTTTTTGACTGGTTCTCAACCTAGCTCTGCTCTTTTTTGATCATCTAAAAGCATTGAATAATACTTTACATATTCATGTATTAATGGATCATTAGGAAGAGTTTTTGAGTACTTATATCAACCATTAATAGTATCTTTCAATAACTTCTCGAGTTTTATATCCATCTCAACAAATGAACCTATTTGAGAACGATCCTCAGGAATTTTAGCTTGTTTTAATCAGTCATGATTTATAGCATCATAATAATCATTTTTTAAATTCTTTTGCATATATTTCTCCTCTTATTTCTTTTGATC
The DNA window shown above is from Mycoplasmopsis cynos and carries:
- a CDS encoding M13-type metalloendopeptidase, producing the protein MVANMIQIYKNRLHQNTWLSQTTIQKAITKLSSIEVMVGFPEVIRPYYTNFKVKTYEQGGTLFENASNFNKIIAEYKISLYLKDEDRRFWGMSPATINAYYNPNKNQIVFPAAILAWPFYQLDRVSSANYGGIGAVIAHEISHGFDNNGAQFDEKGSLNNWWTDSDRKEFELRTKKAIELFDGKETEFGKVNGKLTVSENIADLGGFECALEAAKLESDFDAKSFFESWATIWRSKYKEGAAKRLLETDVHSPTKIRANVVLSNSELFAQTYDIQPEDKMYLDPKKRVKFDSEVEKWKKRFIIIFLKMMILRKFYHRN
- a CDS encoding M13 family metallopeptidase, with translation MQKNLKNDYYDAINHDWLKQAKIPEDRSQIGSFVEMDIKLEKLLKDTINGWYKYSKTLPNDPLIHEYVKYYSMLLDDQKRAELGWEPVKKYLNTLEKISSFKELFSKGRDFWIQYGALPLSIDIFEDFVDNTKRIIWISNPEISILPSKETYQNQEASKLIEAWKKMVNDLLLSYGKTQTQSEKLINQAIEFDQLYKDYLLSSVEWANYVALYNLKDISEIKKISHKFDIPKILNDFVKRDVSNASVINSNFFANFDKIFSDENFEGYKALMFIKNLLGTTSMLSEEIRIKANEFKKVLYSIDRSRSLEDYAFDMTNVFFGMPLGMYYANEFFGKKAKQDVEHMVANMIQIYKNRLHQNTWLSQTTIQKAITKLSSIEVMVGFPEVIRPYYTNFKVKTYEQGGTLFENASNFNKIIAEYKISLYLKDEDRRFWGMSPATINAYYNPNKNQIVFPAAILAWPFYQLDRVSSANYGGIGAVIAHEISHGFDNNGAQFDEKGSLNNWWTDSDRKEFELRTKKAIELFDGKETEFGKVNGN